One genomic segment of Elgaria multicarinata webbii isolate HBS135686 ecotype San Diego chromosome 9, rElgMul1.1.pri, whole genome shotgun sequence includes these proteins:
- the DNAJC2 gene encoding dnaJ homolog subfamily C member 2 isoform X2 — translation MMLRGAPEGQVTAVTRALSVASVLCQVEPVGRWFEAFIKRRNIHVSASFQELEDEKELSEESGDEELQLEEFPMLKTLDPKDWKNQDHYSVLGLGHIRYKASQKQIKAAHKAMVLKHHPDKRKAAGEQIGEGDNDYFTCITKAYEILSDPVKRRAFNSIDPTFDNTVPSKSEAKENFFDVFSPVFERNARWSNKKSIPKLGDVNSSFEEVDAFYSFWYNFDSWREFSYLDEEEKEKAECRDERRWIEKQNRAARALRKKEEMNRIRTLVDTAYSCDPRIKKFKEEERAKKEAEKKAKVEAKRKEQEERERQRQAELEAVRLAKEKEEEEMRQQALLVKKEKDIQKKAIKKERQKLRTTCKNWNYFSDNEAECVKMMEEVEKLCDRLELTSLQCLNEALTSTTREEGKAAVEKQIDEVNEQIRREREEADARMRQATKSSEKSSSGGVGGSKNWSEDDLQLLIKAVNLFPAGTNSRWEVIANYMNLHSTSGIKRTAKDVINKAKSLQKLGIFIFTLTKRMT, via the exons ATGATGTTACGCGGGGCGCCTGAGGGACAAGTCACCGCGGTCACCAGGGCCTTGTCTGTGG CTTCTGTTCTTTGCCAAGTTGAGCCTGTGGGAAGATGGTTTGAAGCATTTATTAAGAGGCGAAACATACATGTTTCTGCCTCTTTCCAGGAGCTGGAGGATGAGAAAGAGCTCTCTGAAGAGTCAGGAGATGAAGAACTACAGCTGGAAGAATTTCCTATGTTAAAAACACTTGACCCAAAGGACTGGAAG AATCAGGATCACTATTCAGTTCTTGGACTTGGACATATAAGATACAAGGCATCTCAGAAACAAATTAAAGCAGCTC ataaagccatggttttgaAACACCATCCAGACAAGCGAAAAGCAGCAGGAGAACAGATAGGTGAAGGTGACAATGACTACTTTACATGTATAACAAAAG CCTATGAAATTTTGTCAGATCCTGTGAAGAGACGAGCATTTAATAGCATAGATCCTACTTTTGATAACACTGTTCCTTCTAAAAGTGAAGCAAAGGAAAACTTCTTTGACGTTTTTTCACCAGTTTTTGAGAGAAATGCCAG GTGGTCAAATAAGAAAAGTATACCTAAGCTTGGGGATGTGAACTCATCCTTCGAAGAGGTGGATGCGTTTTATTCATTCTG GTATAATTTTGATTCTTGGCGAGAGTTTTCCTACTTAgacgaagaagaaaaagaaaaagcagaatg TCGAGATGAGAGGAGGTGGATTGAAAAGCAGAACAGAGCAGCTAGAGcattaaggaaaaaagaagagatgAACAGAATAAGGACACTAGTTG ataCTGCATACAGCTGTGATCCCAGAATAAAAAAAttcaaggaagaagaaagagcaaagaaagaagcagaaaagaaagcaaaggtaGAAGCAAAACGAAAAGaacaggaggagagagagaga CAAAGGCAAGCAGAATTAGAAGCAGTACGATTAGccaaggagaaagaagaggaagaaatgagACAACAAGCACTGCTGGTGAAAAAAGAGAAGGATATCCAGAAAAAAGCGATTAAAAAGGAAAGGCAAAAACTGCGAACAACTTGCAAG AACTGGAATTACTTTTCTGACAATGAGGCAGAATGTGTTAAGATGATGGAAGAAGTGGAAAAGCTTTGTGATCGTCTGGAATTGACAAG TCTGCAGTGCTTGAATGAAGCACTTACATCCACAACAAGGGAAGaaggaaaggctgctgtagaaaaACAG ATAGATGAAGTAAATGAACagataaggagagagagagaagaagcagaTGCTCGTATGCGGCAAGCAACAAAGAGTTCTGAGAAATCCTCTAGTGGAGGTGTTGGGGGAAGTAAGAATTGGTCAGAAGATGACTTACAGTTACTAATTAAAGCTGTAAACCTCTTTCCTGCTGGGACTAACTCAAG GTGGGAAGTTATTGCCAATTACATGAATTTGCACTCTACTTCAGGAATAAAGCGAACAGCAAAGGATGTTATCAACAAAGCAAAGAGCCTCCAGAAACTTGGTATCTTTATCTTT ACCCTCACCAAAAGGATGACATAA